The proteins below are encoded in one region of Triticum aestivum cultivar Chinese Spring chromosome 1B, IWGSC CS RefSeq v2.1, whole genome shotgun sequence:
- the LOC123142033 gene encoding uncharacterized protein, which yields MAALGSKLAQLQAKACEATRFVARKGCAYHKTLMEKNKQFVVQPPTVEKCQELSKQLFYTRIASLPGRCEAFWKEADQVKQLWRNRKDLNVEHAGIMALFGLELYGWFCVGEIAGRGFTFTGYSV from the exons ATGGCGGCGCTGGGGTCCAAGCTGGCGCAGCTGCAGGCCAAGGCCTGCGAGGCGACGCGGTTCGTGGCCAGGAAAGGGTGCGCCTACCACAAGACCCTCATGGAGAAGAACAAGCAGTTCGTCGTGCAGCCCCCCACCGTCGAGAAGTGCCAGGAGCTCTCCAAGCAGCTCTTCTACACCCGCATCGCCAG CCTCCCGGGCCGCTGCGAGGCATTCTGGAAGGAGGCTGACCAAGTGAAGCAGCTGTGGAGAAACAGGAAAGATCTGAACGTGGAGCACGCGGGCATCATGGCGCTGTTCGGCCTCGAGCTCTACGGGTGGTTCTGCGTGGGCGAGATCGCCGGCCGGGGTTTCACCTTCACGGGCTACAGCGTCTGA